The Verrucomicrobiia bacterium nucleotide sequence TTCATAAGCTAAAGTCAGCTAGCCCATTACTAGACCAAACCGATCTTTGTCTCAAGGGATTTTTCGTAACAATTGTGTTGCGCCGGTACCGCTCTGCGCCAGCGCCCTAGCCCTTATAGCTTTTAGGGCGTGCCTTGAGTTTTCGCAAGGGGTTTTGATCGAGCGGTTATGGCTCAAGCCCTTCGATGCGTTGCGGAAAACTAGAACAGCGGGCTGAAGTCCCCGCAGTCTCCGGGGCTTCCTTGCGGAAGAATTCCATTCGCCCATTCCAATGGCAGAACCACAACTCCTCCGCGCCTGCCGCGAAATAAAGAGCT carries:
- a CDS encoding Uma2 family endonuclease, producing the protein MCIEVISPGNTRRELHEKKALYFAAGAEELWFCHWNGRMEFFRKEAPETAGTSARCSSFPQRIEGLEP